In the genome of Mauremys mutica isolate MM-2020 ecotype Southern unplaced genomic scaffold, ASM2049712v1 000557F_np12_obj, whole genome shotgun sequence, one region contains:
- the LOC123357405 gene encoding gamma-aminobutyric acid receptor-associated protein: MKFLYKEEQPFERRRCEGEKIRKKYPDRVPVIVEKAPKARIGDLDKKKYLVPSDLTVGQFYFLIRKRIHLRAEDALFFFVNNVIPPTSATMGQLYQEHHEEDFFLYIAYSDESVYGM; the protein is encoded by the exons aTGAAGTTCCTGTACAAGGAGGAGCAGCCCTTCGAGCGGCGCCGCTGCGAGGGCGAGAAGATCCGCAAGAAATACCCGGACCGCGTCCCG gtgATTGTGGAGAAAGCCCCCAAAGCCCGGATAGGAGACCTGGACAAGAAGAAATACCTGGTCCCGTCAGACCTCACAG TCGGACAGTTCTACTTCCTGATCCGGAAGCGAATCCACCTAAGGGCCGAGGACGCCTTGTTCTTCTTCGTCAACAACGTCATCCCCCCGACCAGCGCCACCATGGGCCAGCTGTACCAG GAGCACCACGAGGAAGACTTCTTCCTGTACATCGCTTACAGTGACGAGAGCGTCTACGGCATGTGA